DNA sequence from the Alosa sapidissima isolate fAloSap1 chromosome 13, fAloSap1.pri, whole genome shotgun sequence genome:
GCTcaagtgtgatgtgtgatgtgtatcaTGATTTATCACAGCAGTGGttcactccctctcacacacacacgcacacacatacacacacacacacacacacacacacacacacacacacacacacagacactatctctctcacacacacacacacacagctcagggcAGTCAGGGCCGGCAGTGGGTGGTTCTTGGGAACATTCAGCTTTCGCTCTTCGCCTCGATTTgaactcccaaacacacacacacacacacacacacacacacacacacacacaaacacacacacacaaacacacacacagtcagaccaGGCCAGGCCAGGAAGGCGTGctgggaaaagagagaagagaaactcTCACTAGACTTACTTTCTCGATGTAATGGACAAAGTTAGAGGCCTCAGGACCGAGGTATCTCACCAGGCTGGACACAACcgcatctctcctctcctccacctgcagagagagagaacaagagggaggagagagggagagagatggaaagagatggaggggggagagagggagggagagagatggaagaaagatttagagggagagaaagagacggagGAAAGTgttagagggaaagagagagagagagagtgatggaggagagagagtgatacatGAACAGAGAGCGAAatggaggaaagagggagggatagagagagaaagagagagaaggggagagagacagggtggaaagggggatagagagagaaagagagagaaggggagagagacagggtggaaagggggagagagagagaaaagctggTTCTTAGTTTTCAAATCACACTTCTTTACTACGCATGGTGAGAAAAAGAGTACAGCTGTTAaaatatgaatgtgtgagtgaacgtgtgtgtgtgtgtgtgtgtgtgtgtgtgtgtgtgtgtgtgtatgtgtgtgtgtgtgtgtgtgtgtgtgtgtgtgtgtgtgtgtgtatgtgtgtgtgtgtgtgtgtgtgtgtgtgtgcgtgcgtgcgtgcgtgcgtgcgtgcgtgtgtgtgtgtgtgtgtgtgtgttgtgtgtgtgtgtgtgcgtgtgtgtgtgtgtgtgtgtgtgtgtgtgtgtgtgtgtgtgtgtgtgcgtgttgtgtgtgtgtgtgtgtgtgtgtgtgtgtatgtgtgtgtgtgtgtgtgtgagtgtgtgtgtgtgtgttgtgggtgtgtgtgtgtgtgagagaggcagtCTACAGGAATCGATGTAAATAAGTCAATGTCTCTTCTGAGACCCACCCCAGTGAGTTATGGACAGAAAggtgcggggtgtgtgtgtgtgtgcgtgcgtgcgtgcttgcgtgcgtgcgtgtgtgcgtgcgtgcgtgtggaggGGTCACTGGAGCCCCGGTAAAGCAGTAAAGCTCTGTAAAGCAGTCACACACGTCGGCATGTCCAGCATGCTGCTGCAGCAGAGTGTCTCAGCCAATCAGTATCAGTATAAGtatcagtataagtataagtatatataagtatatatactcttttgatcctgtgagggaaatttggtctctgcatttatcccaatccgtgaattagtgaaacacacacagcacacagtgaacacacagtgaggtgaagcacacactaacccagagcagtgagctgcctgctacagtggagCGTACTGCTACTcagggagcagtaaggggttagggttaggtgccttgctcaaaggcacttcagccatggatgtgggcatgggagagcagtgctcaaccacttcccccgcccacatttttttttcctactggtcggggattgaaccggggccctaaccagtaggccacggctgccccaatcaGCATGCTGCAGCAGCGGAGTGTCTCGGCCAATCAGCATGCTGCAGCAGCAGAGTGTCTCGGCCAATCAGCATGCTCCAGCAGCAGAGTGTCTCAGCCAATCAGCATGCTCCAGCAGCAGAGTGTCTCGGCCAATCACTCAGGCCAGGGGTTACACTGCCCCTCAATTACACCTTCAAAGGGACGATGAGCCTGTGTGATCATTACAGtggaacaagtgtgtgtgtgtgtgtgtgtgtctgtgtgtgtgtgggggcgtgtgtgtgtgtgtgtgggtatgtcgTATGTGTGTGGCGGGTATGTGtgggtgtctatgtgtgtgtgtgtgtgtgtgtgtgtgtgtgtgtgtgtgtgtgtctgtgtgtgtgtgggggcgtgtgtgtgtgtgtgtgggtatgtcgTATGTGTGTGGCGGGTATGTGtgggtgtctatgtgtgtgtgtgtgtgtgtgtgtgtgtgtgtgtgtgtgtgtgtgtgtgtgtgtgtgtgggcgggtgtgtgtgtgtgtaggcatgtcgtatgtgtgtggtgggtatgtgtgggtgtctgtgtgtgtgtgtgtgtgtgtgtgtgtgtgggcgggtgtgtgtgtgtgtaggtatgtcgtatgtgtgtggtgggtatgtgtgggtgtctgtgtgtgtgtgtgtgtgtgtgtgtgtgtttgtgtttgtgtgtgtgtgtgtgtgtgtgtgtgtgtgtgtgtggtagttagaggaaaggagaggagctATCTGTGTGATGGTTGAGGCGATGGAGGGAGATGGGTGTAAGTGTTTGATCATTGGGGGAACagaaatgtgagtgtgtgtgtgtgtgtgtgtgtgtgtgtgtgtgtgtgtgtgtgtgtgtgtgtgtgtgcgtgcgtgtgcatgtgtgtgtgtgcgtgcatgcttgcgtgtatgtgtatgtgtgtgtatgtgtgtgtacgtgtatgtgtgtgtgtgtgtacgtgtgtgtgtgtgtgtgtgtgtgtgtgtgtgtgtgtgtgtgtgtgtgtgtgtgcgtgtgtctgtgtgtgtgcgtgtgtctgtgtgtgtgtgtgtgtgtgtgtgtctgtgtgtgtgtgtgattgtagcCCGCACCCCTTCTCTGAGGACACATAAAACATAGCCCTTGTCGAGCTGAAAGGCTAATCACCATCGTccagcatgtgtgagtgtgtgtgtgtgggtgggtgtgtatgtgtgtgtgtgtgtgtgtgtgtgtgtgtgtgtgtgtgtgtgtgtgtgtgtgtgtgtgtgtgtgtgtgcgtgtgtgcatgtgcatgcatgtgtgtgtgtgtgtgtgtgtgtgtaaaagatagCCCTTGTCAAGAAGAAAGGCTAATCACCATCGTCCGGCCTTAAGTCACGCAAAGCTGCAGCACCTGACCACTCTCAGCACgcaagctctcacacacacacacacaacgctcgCAGTCTTCCGGAATGATCTGCCGTCTCCACGAGCCTCCGGCCCTGTCAGGTTTACTAGCGTCCTGCTCTGGCCACGACTGATGCAGATGCCCTCTAAGTGATCACGGACAGCCCAGCGCAGCGGTCTCAGTCAAACTTGAGTGCCCCTGTTTCCCGAGCACAATGCATCATTGTCCCCCTCCTTGGCTGGGGTTTTAGTTTGCTATTTAGCTTTTACAAGCCTCCACTAATGGATATGATGATTGAACACCATCATAAATATGATTTGTCCCCCAGCAGCATCTAAGGCTGTGGCCACTAGATTTATCCTGCAGCAcctggtgtgtatgtatacCTTGGTCTCTATGTACTCACACAGAGaggggtgtggtgtggtatggtggtgtgtgtattcAGGCCTGCAAGAGGCCTGCATGGGTGTGTACTCACATAGAGAgcgtggtggtgtggtggtgtgtgtattcAGGTCTGCAAGGGATTTGCATGGGTGCATACTGACGAAGCCCCTGGTGTCTCTAGCAGAGCGGAGCTGAGTTGTAGAGGCCTGACCACAGCTAATCAATAATTGGTATGCTCTGTTAAcagttgcctgtgtgtgtgtgtgtgtgtgtgtgtgtgtgtgtgtgtgtgtgtgtgtgtgtgtgtgtgtgtggtgtgtgtgtgtgtgtgtgtgtgtaggtgtgtgtgtgtgtgtggtgtgtgtgtgtgtgtgtgcgcgcgcagtgAGAGTTCCTCTAAACTACCCTAAATCCAGCCCGCACACCCGTTGTAATTGCCACCGTTAATGCAAACAGATGCATAATGCTTTGGACAACGATCTTGACAATGTGTCTACTGTCGACCATCAAAACAGCGCACAAACAAGCCTTATCAAGCGGTAGGGTCTACAAACTAAAGTGGCGCGGCTATAACCCGACACCTGTGCAACATCTGACGGGAGAAGATCTACAATTTGTGGATTTTACTGCCTACAACAATCAACTTACAGACCAACAGTGGATTACTTTCCAGGCGAAAGAAAGGGGCCTTCAGAGAAACGCTGGACACAAAGAGACTGCACGAGAAAAATCAGTTTGGGTTAGATCTTACCCTTCTGACACCACTGCCGCGGCCTTAACTGCATGGATTGAAGCACAATTGCGCTTCATTAGAGATGTAATTCAACCACAGGTAAGACCTCGGACCTCCCGTGTAAAAAAGGTGCGGCGCGATAAATTGGCTTATCTATGGCAACATCGCAGAAAGAGAGCTATTCAAATCATTCTGAATAAGAGCGAGTATCCCGAAACACCTCCATGTCCCAACAACGTCAATGAAGTTCAGTCCTATTACTCTGATAAATGCCAAGGCATCACCTCAATTGACGACGCTCCCTTACCTCCACCATGGGATGATTTATTACAGTCACAAGAATCGGAGTTTCTACCGATGTCCTCTCCTTTCACAGAGGATGAGTTAAGAAACGTCTTAGACAGTCTGCCTCACAATAAGTCCAGTGGTAGTGATGGGGTCATGTATGAGACATTGAAATCCACTTCCTTGAGACAAACGCTATTGCCGATCTTCAACACTTGTCTGATTAATAAACGTGTTCCTAAGTCATGGAAAGGAGCACTAATTCATAGAATTCCGAAAAAAGATAATGTGCCGAATGACCCCAGCACTTGGAGGGATATTTCCCTGCTACCAACGATTTACAAAGTGTTCATGAAATGCGTACTTAGTCGCATCCTTCCCTGGCTGGTGGATGCAAACATCTTGTCCACTAAGCAAAAGGCCAATATTGAGAGCAAGGGATGAATGAACATGTGTTCTGTTTAAAAACGGCCATAGATGATTTCAAACACGAGTGCAAAattttattcagtttttctggACTTCCGCGATGCGTTTGGAACGCTCCCACATAACATCATGATCAGAGCTCTGGAGGAAATACACCTGCCCCAAGTGTACATAGACTTAATCAAAGACGTGTACAAAAGCTCGTATATTCAGGTCATTTGCGGAGTCCAGCTCACAGATCAAATACCCTTGCGCCTTGGCATTAAAAACGGTTGCCCTTGGAGCGCAGTGAACTTCATTTTAGCCATTAACCGATGGCTGGATTGGATGAGTCAGTGCGTTCCATCCGAAATCATCTCTCCAAACCCCGTACAAGCATTTGCTGACGATGTGCAAATGTCGTCACGTCAGGAGAACATCATACATAACATGATACGCAAGACAGACTCCTTCCTCGACTGGTCGGGTCTCGAAGTAAAGGAGTCTAAATGCGCAGTGCTTTACGAGAGGAGGAGCGGTGGAAACAGGTGGTACCGGTCAAAATCTGACCGTGACCCACAATTCAAAATCAATGGAAAAATAATCAGTATATTCCCGACATGATTCGTACAATTATCTTGGACACATATTTAACATTGCTGGCGACTGGGACCAACAAATACAGGACATAATTACTGAATACACCACAAGGACCGTAAGGACCGTACCACTAGCACCGTAAGAGAAATGGCCCGTGCTTCTCTTTTTCTCGACCTTGGGAAGCGCAAAGTCCCCCTCGCCCTAGAATCAGAACCAAGCTTTCTAGGATTTTGTAAGAAAGCAAACGGTAAACTCGACACCCATGCCGCCGGTTTTGGGGTCAGATCGGACTGGCCTGATCTCAACGATCTCTGCAACTGGACTGGTGTTGACTTGCAGTGGTCTGGAGTTGATGCCACACATGTTACCTCATGAAGTAATGATTAAGGATACAAATATCACTGTGACTGCAACAGTACTGCAAGACGGTCTGCGCTATTCAGTTCCACCTGGAAACAGTTGCGCGTCTCTGCTGTCAATCAAACACCAGCAGCGTCAGATACATTGGAGAGGACTCAAACTCCAAGAAAAGCGCGCATGTATCCCTTTTGCAGATCactccatctcacacacactttttcacaaT
Encoded proteins:
- the LOC121679563 gene encoding uncharacterized protein LOC121679563, with protein sequence MLWTTILTMCLLSTIKTAHKQALSSGRVYKLKWRGYNPTPVQHLTGEDLQFVDFTAYNNQLTDQQWITFQAKERGLQRNAGHKETAREKSVWVRSYPSDTTAAALTAWIEAQLRFIRDVIQPQVRPRTSRVKKVRRDKLAYLWQHRRKRAIQIILNKSEYPETPPCPNNVNEVQSYYSDKCQGITSIDDAPLPPPWDDLLQSQESEFLPMSSPFTEDELRNVLDSLPHNKSSGSDGVMYETLKSTSLRQTLLPIFNTCLINKRVPKSWKGALIHRIPKKDNVPNDPSTWRDISLLPTIYKVFMKCVLSRILPWLVDANILSTKQKANIESKG